One genomic window of Manihot esculenta cultivar AM560-2 chromosome 16, M.esculenta_v8, whole genome shotgun sequence includes the following:
- the LOC110604226 gene encoding transcription factor bHLH162: MENNSISSSRTDKKTIERNRRNQMKALCSKLNSLLPHQSSRKPMSLSDQLDQAAKYIKKLQINLEKMRERKESLMGREERPPNSSSGSNGATMRLRYPQIKVHEIGSALEVVLITGLETQFMFNEIIRILHEEGAEIVNASFSVLDDVVFHTIHSKVGDSSHSYGAARISERLKKFVPDANPF, encoded by the exons ATGGAGAACAACTCTATCAGTTCTTCAAGAACTGATAAGAAAACAATAGAAAGAAATAGAAGAAATCAAATGAAAGCTCTCTGCTCCAAGCTCAATTCTCTCCTGCCCCATCAAAGCTCCAGG AAGCCGATGTCGCTGTCTGATCAGCTAGATCAGGCTGCAAAGTATATAAAAAAGCTGCAGATAAATCTGGAGAAAATgagggaaaggaaagaaagcttAATGGGAAGAGAAGAACGGCCGCCGAACTCATCAAGCGGGAGTAATGGAGCAACAATGCGCTTAAGATATCCACAAATTAAGGTTCATGAAATTGGTTCAGCTTTAGAGGTTGTTTTGATAACTGGGTTGGAAACCCAGTTCATGTTCAATGAGATTATTCGAATTCTTCATGAAGAAGGAGCTGAGATTGTTAATGCTAGCTTTTCTGTTCTAGATGATGTCGTTTTCCACACAATACACTCCAAG GTTGGAGATTCTTCCCATAGTTATGGAGCTGCAAGGATTTCTGAGAGGTTAAAGAAGTTTGTCCCAGATGCTAATCCATTTTGA